The following proteins are co-located in the Hydrogenophaga sp. RAC07 genome:
- a CDS encoding DMT family transporter: protein MAEPPRYAPAQAALGIAFLVLATAFFAVLDTTVKYVGAFVPVLMAVWFRYAFHAVLVTAVMLPMRGRSLVKTNHPRFQVLRGSLLLAVSAISFVALQYMPVGEFTAIVMITPLVVTLLAALFLRERVPPLRWVLVFGGFAGALLVVQPGGDVIGWASLLPLVMVFTYAWFQILTSKMARTEDPMTMHFYTGWVGALVASLALPFVWQAIPDMGTFALLCLIGLMGTVGHFLLILAFKRTQASTLTPYLYGQIGFAMFCGWVVFGHVPGQLELLGIAMIVLCGATASWLTARDRRLPVDQPEA, encoded by the coding sequence ATGGCGGAGCCACCACGTTACGCGCCCGCGCAGGCCGCGCTGGGCATTGCCTTTCTGGTGCTGGCCACGGCGTTCTTCGCCGTGCTGGACACCACCGTCAAGTACGTCGGCGCCTTTGTGCCGGTGCTCATGGCCGTGTGGTTCCGCTACGCCTTCCACGCAGTGCTGGTCACGGCCGTGATGTTGCCGATGCGGGGGCGCAGCCTGGTGAAAACCAACCACCCGCGCTTTCAGGTGCTGCGCGGCAGCTTGCTGCTGGCGGTGAGCGCCATTTCATTCGTGGCCCTGCAGTACATGCCGGTGGGCGAGTTCACCGCCATCGTCATGATCACACCGCTGGTGGTGACGCTGCTGGCCGCTCTTTTCCTGCGCGAGCGCGTGCCGCCGCTGCGCTGGGTGCTGGTGTTTGGCGGTTTTGCCGGCGCGCTGCTCGTGGTGCAACCCGGTGGTGACGTGATCGGCTGGGCGAGCCTGTTGCCGCTGGTGATGGTGTTCACCTACGCCTGGTTCCAGATTCTCACCAGCAAGATGGCGCGCACCGAAGACCCCATGACCATGCACTTCTACACCGGCTGGGTGGGTGCGCTCGTGGCCAGCCTGGCACTGCCTTTTGTGTGGCAGGCCATCCCCGACATGGGCACCTTCGCCCTGCTGTGCCTGATCGGCCTGATGGGCACGGTGGGCCATTTCCTGCTGATCCTGGCGTTCAAACGCACGCAGGCGTCCACACTCACGCCCTACCTGTACGGCCAGATCGGTTTTGCCATGTTCTGCGGCTGGGTGGTGTTCGGTCACGTACCGGGCCAGCTGGAGCTGCTGGGCATCGCCATGATCGTGTTGTGCGGCGCCACCGCCAGTTGGCTCACCGCGCGTGACCGGCGCTTGCCGGTGGACCAACCCGAGGCCTGA
- a CDS encoding tryptophan--tRNA ligase, with amino-acid sequence MKTQRVLTGITTSGTPHLGNYVGAVRPTVRASRLAEVESFYFLADYHALIKVGEPARVQRSTLEIAATWLACGLDPEKVTFYRQSDIPEIPELTWFLTCVTGKGVLNRAHAYKASVDKNNAANVDPDAGVTAGLFMYPVLMAADILMFNAHKVPVGRDQIQHIEMARDIAASFNHLYGEHFTLPEAAIEDHVATLPGLDGRKMSKSYDNTIPLFAPRNQLKKLIMGIVTDSRAPGEPKSTDDSALFQLYQAFATPEETTALAKAYADGIAWGDAKQVLFERLDQEIAPMRAVYDELIQEPARIEKTLKAGADKARAIAAPFTARLRHAVGLRPLHALATPVVSKASKTSGPAFKQYREQDGLFYFKLVDTDGTLLLQSTGFQAPRDAAQTMAKLQREGSAALDALASQIASRGEASALDAALRSFSEPSE; translated from the coding sequence ATGAAAACCCAACGCGTCCTCACCGGCATCACCACCTCGGGCACACCCCACCTGGGCAACTACGTGGGCGCGGTGCGCCCCACCGTGCGCGCCAGCCGGCTGGCCGAGGTCGAGAGTTTCTATTTCCTGGCCGACTACCACGCGCTGATCAAGGTGGGCGAGCCTGCGCGGGTGCAGCGCTCCACGCTGGAGATTGCCGCCACCTGGCTGGCCTGCGGGCTCGACCCCGAGAAGGTCACCTTCTACCGCCAGTCCGACATTCCCGAGATTCCCGAACTGACCTGGTTCCTCACCTGCGTGACCGGCAAGGGCGTGCTCAACCGCGCGCATGCCTACAAGGCCTCGGTCGACAAGAACAACGCCGCCAACGTGGACCCGGACGCCGGTGTGACCGCCGGCCTCTTCATGTACCCGGTGCTGATGGCGGCCGACATCCTGATGTTCAATGCGCACAAGGTACCGGTGGGGCGCGACCAGATCCAGCACATTGAAATGGCGCGCGACATCGCGGCCAGCTTCAACCACCTCTACGGCGAGCACTTCACGCTGCCCGAAGCCGCCATCGAAGACCACGTGGCCACGCTGCCCGGGCTCGATGGCCGCAAGATGAGCAAAAGCTACGACAACACCATCCCGTTGTTTGCGCCGCGCAACCAGCTGAAGAAACTCATCATGGGCATCGTGACCGACTCGCGCGCACCGGGCGAACCCAAGTCCACCGACGACTCGGCCCTCTTCCAGCTCTACCAGGCTTTCGCCACACCCGAGGAGACCACCGCTCTGGCCAAGGCCTACGCCGATGGCATTGCCTGGGGCGATGCCAAACAGGTGCTGTTCGAGCGGCTGGACCAGGAGATCGCGCCCATGCGAGCGGTTTACGACGAGCTCATCCAGGAACCCGCGCGCATCGAGAAAACCCTGAAGGCCGGCGCCGACAAGGCCCGCGCAATTGCTGCACCCTTCACCGCCCGCCTGCGCCACGCGGTGGGCCTGCGCCCTCTGCACGCGTTGGCCACTCCGGTGGTGAGCAAAGCCAGCAAGACCAGCGGACCGGCCTTCAAGCAATACCGCGAGCAGGACGGCCTCTTCTATTTCAAGCTGGTGGACACCGACGGCACCTTGCTGCTGCAAAGCACAGGCTTCCAGGCCCCGCGCGACGCCGCCCAGACCATGGCGAAGTTGCAGCGCGAAGGCAGCGCCGCGCTCGACGCCCTTGCCAGCCAGATCGCCAGCCGGGGTGAAGCCAGCGCACTGGACGCGGCACTGCGGTCTTTCAGCGAGCCAAGCGAATGA
- a CDS encoding 3',5'-nucleoside bisphosphate phosphatase: MNTLTNADLHCHSVVSDGTLTPEALAQRAQANGVELWALTDHDELGGQDRAMAAARAVGMSYLTGVEISVTFLGITVHIVGLGMDHTHTALLAGLRATRGGREQRARDMSDDLARVGIKGVYEGALKYVGNPELISRSHFARYLVEIGVSKDTNDVFRKYITEGKPGFVPHRWAKLSDAVGWITQSGGVAVIAHPGRYKLTPNEEFALFTEFKNHGGQGVEVMTGAHNQADYLKYAGYCQEFGLVASRGSDFHSPEESHMDLGRLPDLPGSVTPVWELLQSRILQ, from the coding sequence GTGAACACCTTGACCAACGCCGACCTGCACTGCCACTCCGTCGTCTCCGACGGCACCCTCACGCCCGAAGCGCTGGCGCAGCGCGCCCAGGCCAACGGCGTGGAGCTGTGGGCCCTGACCGACCACGACGAACTGGGTGGACAAGACCGGGCCATGGCCGCGGCGCGTGCGGTGGGCATGAGTTACCTCACCGGTGTCGAAATTTCGGTGACCTTCCTGGGCATCACGGTGCACATCGTCGGCCTGGGCATGGACCACACCCACACTGCCCTGCTGGCCGGCCTGCGGGCCACGCGCGGCGGGCGCGAGCAGCGCGCGCGCGACATGAGCGACGACTTGGCCCGCGTGGGCATCAAGGGTGTGTACGAAGGCGCACTGAAATACGTCGGCAACCCCGAGCTGATCTCGCGCTCGCACTTTGCCCGCTACCTCGTGGAAATCGGCGTGAGCAAGGACACCAACGACGTGTTCCGCAAGTACATCACCGAAGGCAAACCCGGTTTCGTGCCGCACCGCTGGGCCAAGCTGTCCGACGCGGTGGGCTGGATCACGCAGTCCGGCGGTGTGGCCGTGATCGCCCACCCGGGCCGCTACAAACTCACACCCAACGAAGAGTTCGCGCTGTTCACCGAATTCAAGAACCACGGCGGCCAGGGTGTGGAAGTGATGACCGGCGCGCACAACCAGGCGGACTACCTGAAGTACGCCGGCTACTGCCAGGAGTTTGGTCTGGTCGCTTCGCGCGGCAGCGATTTCCACAGCCCGGAAGAAAGTCACATGGACCTGGGCAGACTGCCCGACCTGCCCGGCAGCGTCACACCGGTGTGGGAGCTGCTGCAATCGCGCATCCTGCAGTGA
- the ppc gene encoding phosphoenolpyruvate carboxylase, which produces MSRTIASTRTRSTSRTDKDQPLIDDIRLLGRILGDVIREQEGQAAFELIEKIRQLSVAFRRHDDQSADKALKKLLKGLSGDQTVSVIRAFTYFSHLANLAEDRHHIRRRAVHERAGELQEGSLARTLQRLHKAGIAPGAIIDTLAHSHISPVLTAHPTEVQRKSILDAERAIARLLGERDEQERLPRELADIEAQIRARVTQLWQTRLLRFTKLTVADEIENALSYYEATFLTQIPRLYRDLEEGLGDQGESAVIAPFLRMGQWIGGDRDGNPNVTAQTLELALHSQADMVLRHHLTQLHFLGAELSVSAMLTRVSAGMQALAERSPDTNAHRQDEPYRRALTGMYARLAATLKNLTGGEAARHAVAPQHAYGSAAELLADLRTIEASLKSHHGEALARARLRPLMRAVQVFGFHLATVDLRQSSDKHEEVVAELLAAARIEPDYSGLDEAGKRLVLLRQLNDARPLRVPGVTYSAHTLGELAIFDTARSGRERFGAQAIRHAIISHTETVSDLLEVLLLQKEAGLMRGTLHEDAVCDLIVVPLFETIEDLRNAAPIMREYLALPGVRAMVERGATDGYCEQDIMLGYSDSNKDGGIFTSNWELYRAEIALVELFDSLNHGRDKPIQLRMFHGRGGTVGRGGGPSFQAILAQPPGTVRGQIRLTEQGEVIGSKYANPEIGRRNLETLVAATLEATLLQPTRNAPKAFLTAADELSRQSMAAYRALVYDTPRFAEYFFAATPIREIAELNIGSRPASRKATQKIEDLRAIPWGFSWGQCRLTLPGWYGFGTAVHTFLHRDGPKGVAAQKALLQKMVKQWPFFSTLLSNMDMVLAKSDLALASLYSELVLDKRLRKQVFTAIEAEWHRTADALALITGEKQRLVNNAALQRSMRHRFPYIDPLHHLQVELVRRYRAGENDADRNERVRRGIHISINGIAAGLRNTG; this is translated from the coding sequence ATGAGCCGAACGATCGCGTCCACCCGCACCCGCTCCACCAGCCGCACCGACAAGGACCAGCCCCTCATCGACGACATCCGCCTGCTCGGCCGCATCCTGGGCGACGTGATTCGCGAGCAGGAGGGCCAGGCCGCCTTTGAACTCATCGAGAAAATCCGCCAGCTCTCGGTAGCGTTTCGTCGCCACGACGACCAGTCGGCCGACAAGGCGCTGAAGAAACTGCTCAAGGGCCTGAGCGGGGACCAGACGGTGAGCGTGATCCGCGCCTTCACCTACTTCAGCCACCTGGCCAACCTGGCCGAGGACCGCCACCACATCCGCCGCCGCGCGGTGCACGAGCGCGCGGGCGAGCTGCAGGAAGGCAGCCTCGCACGCACCCTGCAGCGCCTGCACAAGGCCGGCATTGCGCCGGGCGCGATCATCGACACGCTGGCGCACAGCCACATCTCCCCCGTGCTCACGGCGCACCCCACCGAGGTGCAACGCAAAAGCATCCTGGACGCCGAGCGCGCCATTGCACGCCTGCTCGGGGAGCGCGACGAGCAGGAACGCCTGCCACGCGAACTCGCCGACATCGAAGCGCAGATTCGCGCCCGCGTCACCCAGCTCTGGCAGACGCGCCTGCTGCGCTTCACCAAGCTCACCGTGGCCGACGAGATCGAAAACGCGCTGAGCTACTACGAAGCCACCTTTCTCACGCAGATCCCGCGCCTGTACCGCGATCTGGAAGAAGGCCTGGGCGACCAGGGCGAGAGCGCCGTGATCGCGCCGTTCCTGCGCATGGGCCAGTGGATCGGCGGCGACCGCGACGGCAACCCCAACGTGACCGCGCAAACGCTCGAACTCGCGCTGCACAGCCAGGCCGACATGGTGCTGCGCCACCACCTCACGCAACTGCACTTTCTCGGCGCAGAACTCTCCGTGTCGGCCATGCTCACCCGCGTGAGCGCGGGCATGCAGGCCTTGGCCGAACGCTCGCCCGACACCAATGCCCACCGCCAGGACGAACCCTACCGCCGCGCGCTCACCGGCATGTACGCGCGTCTGGCGGCCACGCTGAAAAACCTCACCGGTGGCGAAGCCGCCCGCCACGCGGTGGCGCCCCAACACGCCTACGGCAGCGCCGCCGAACTGCTGGCCGACTTGCGCACCATCGAAGCGTCCCTCAAGTCGCACCATGGCGAAGCACTGGCGCGCGCCCGGCTGCGGCCGCTGATGCGCGCGGTGCAGGTGTTCGGCTTTCACCTCGCCACGGTCGACCTGCGGCAAAGCTCCGACAAACACGAGGAGGTGGTGGCCGAGCTGCTGGCCGCCGCGCGCATCGAGCCCGATTACTCGGGGCTGGATGAAGCGGGCAAGCGGCTGGTGTTGCTGCGCCAGCTCAACGACGCGCGCCCCCTGCGTGTGCCCGGTGTCACGTACTCCGCGCACACACTGGGTGAGCTGGCCATCTTCGACACCGCGCGCAGCGGGCGCGAGCGCTTCGGAGCGCAGGCCATTCGCCACGCCATCATCAGCCACACCGAAACCGTGAGCGACCTGCTTGAAGTGTTGCTGCTGCAGAAAGAGGCCGGCCTGATGCGCGGCACGCTGCATGAAGACGCGGTCTGCGACCTGATCGTGGTGCCGCTGTTCGAGACCATCGAAGACCTGCGCAATGCCGCGCCCATCATGCGCGAGTACCTCGCCCTGCCCGGTGTGCGCGCCATGGTCGAGCGTGGCGCGACGGATGGCTACTGCGAGCAGGACATCATGCTCGGCTACTCCGACAGCAACAAGGACGGCGGCATCTTCACCAGCAACTGGGAGCTGTACCGGGCCGAGATCGCGCTGGTCGAATTGTTCGACTCGCTCAACCACGGACGGGACAAACCCATCCAGCTCCGAATGTTTCATGGACGCGGCGGCACGGTCGGCAGGGGCGGTGGCCCGAGTTTCCAGGCCATCCTCGCGCAGCCGCCAGGCACTGTGCGCGGCCAGATCCGCCTGACAGAACAAGGTGAGGTGATCGGCTCCAAATACGCCAACCCCGAGATCGGCCGGCGCAACCTGGAGACGCTGGTGGCGGCCACGCTGGAGGCCACGCTGCTGCAGCCCACGCGCAACGCGCCCAAGGCCTTTCTGACCGCAGCCGACGAGCTCTCGCGCCAGAGCATGGCGGCCTACCGCGCCCTGGTCTACGACACCCCGCGCTTCGCCGAGTATTTCTTTGCCGCCACGCCCATTCGAGAGATCGCCGAGCTCAACATCGGCTCGCGCCCGGCCTCGCGCAAGGCCACGCAGAAGATCGAAGACCTGCGCGCAATCCCCTGGGGCTTCAGCTGGGGCCAGTGCCGCCTCACGCTGCCGGGCTGGTACGGGTTTGGCACCGCGGTGCACACCTTCCTGCACCGCGACGGCCCCAAAGGTGTCGCCGCGCAAAAGGCGCTGCTGCAGAAAATGGTGAAGCAATGGCCGTTTTTCAGCACCCTGCTCTCCAACATGGACATGGTGCTGGCCAAGAGCGATCTGGCGCTCGCCTCGCTGTACTCCGAGCTGGTGCTCGACAAGCGCCTGCGCAAACAGGTGTTCACTGCGATCGAAGCCGAGTGGCACCGCACAGCCGATGCGCTGGCGCTGATCACCGGTGAGAAACAGCGCCTGGTGAACAACGCTGCGTTGCAACGCTCCATGCGCCACCGCTTCCCTTACATCGATCCGCTGCACCACCTGCAGGTGGAGCTGGTGCGGCGCTACCGCGCCGGCGAGAACGACGCCGACCGCAACGAGCGCGTGCGCCGCGGCATCCACATCTCGATCAACGGCATTGCGGCTGGCCTCAGGAACACAGGGTGA
- a CDS encoding site-2 protease family protein has translation MDFAQIVQTVAIYAIPVLFAITLHEAAHGYAAKHFGDRTAELMGRITLNPLKHIDPVGTIAMPLVLYFATAGAFLFGYAKPVPVNFGRLRNPKRDMVWVALAGPGANLFQAIAWTILLYVLVATGTQEPFFLQMCRAGVLVNLVMFAFNLFPLPPLDGGRILVGLLPLRQAELVSRVEPWGFFIVMALVISGVVGNLWLRPLMMLTESAIQVLLTPLRMLIL, from the coding sequence ATGGATTTCGCCCAGATCGTTCAAACCGTCGCCATCTACGCCATCCCCGTGTTGTTCGCCATCACGCTGCACGAGGCGGCGCACGGTTATGCGGCCAAGCACTTCGGCGACCGCACGGCCGAACTCATGGGGCGCATCACGCTGAACCCGCTCAAACACATCGACCCGGTCGGCACGATCGCGATGCCGCTCGTTCTTTACTTCGCCACGGCAGGCGCTTTCCTGTTCGGCTACGCCAAGCCGGTGCCGGTCAACTTCGGGCGGCTGCGCAACCCCAAGCGAGACATGGTGTGGGTGGCCCTGGCAGGTCCCGGCGCCAACCTGTTCCAGGCCATCGCCTGGACCATCCTGCTGTATGTGCTGGTGGCCACAGGCACCCAGGAACCCTTCTTCCTGCAAATGTGCCGCGCCGGCGTGCTGGTCAACCTGGTCATGTTCGCGTTCAACCTCTTTCCCCTGCCCCCGCTGGACGGCGGCCGTATCCTGGTGGGCCTGCTGCCCCTGCGCCAGGCCGAACTGGTCTCGCGCGTGGAGCCCTGGGGTTTCTTCATCGTGATGGCGCTCGTCATCAGCGGTGTGGTGGGCAACCTCTGGCTGCGCCCGCTGATGATGCTCACCGAAAGCGCCATCCAGGTGCTGCTCACCCCCCTTCGCATGCTCATCCTTTAA
- the hemC gene encoding hydroxymethylbilane synthase translates to MPTSNSLAITIATRESRLALWQAEHVKALLEGLGHRVTLLGMTTLGDQILDRSLSKVGGKGLFVKELEVALDEGRADIAVHSLKDVPMQLPEGFALACVMEREDPRDAWVSPHCAGLAELPANAVVGTSSLRRLVLLRESLDRLGRSDVRIEPLRGNLDTRLRKLDEGQYHAIVLAAAGLKRLGLGERIRHIFEPVDSLPAAGQGALGIEVRADRQDLIDALAPLAHTASWQRVAAERTVSRAMGGSCSMPLAAYADWQADGTLRLEAAWGDPEGRQAVVRVNGQASVQSLADAEALGQRVAADLRAAGATPPPVEV, encoded by the coding sequence ATGCCCACTTCCAACTCCCTGGCCATCACCATCGCCACCCGCGAGAGCCGTCTGGCGTTGTGGCAGGCCGAACACGTCAAGGCCTTGCTCGAAGGCCTGGGCCACCGCGTGACGCTGCTGGGCATGACGACACTGGGCGACCAGATCCTGGATCGCAGCCTGTCCAAGGTCGGCGGCAAGGGATTGTTCGTCAAGGAGCTTGAAGTCGCGCTGGATGAGGGCCGCGCCGACATCGCGGTGCATTCGCTCAAGGACGTGCCGATGCAACTGCCTGAAGGCTTTGCGCTGGCCTGCGTGATGGAGCGCGAAGACCCGCGCGACGCCTGGGTGTCGCCGCACTGCGCCGGTTTGGCCGAGCTGCCGGCGAACGCGGTGGTGGGCACCTCCAGCCTGCGCCGCCTGGTGCTGCTGCGCGAATCGCTGGACCGGCTGGGCCGCAGCGACGTGCGCATCGAACCGCTGCGCGGCAACCTCGATACGCGCCTGCGCAAGCTCGACGAAGGCCAGTACCACGCCATCGTGCTCGCCGCGGCCGGCCTCAAGCGCCTGGGCCTGGGCGAGCGCATCCGCCACATCTTCGAGCCGGTCGATTCTTTGCCCGCCGCGGGCCAGGGCGCCCTGGGCATCGAGGTTCGGGCCGATCGGCAAGACCTCATCGACGCCCTCGCGCCGCTGGCGCACACCGCCAGCTGGCAGCGCGTGGCGGCCGAGCGCACGGTGTCGCGCGCCATGGGCGGCAGCTGCTCCATGCCGCTGGCGGCCTATGCGGACTGGCAGGCCGATGGCACGCTGCGGCTGGAAGCCGCTTGGGGCGATCCCGAGGGCCGGCAAGCCGTGGTGCGCGTGAACGGCCAGGCCAGTGTGCAGTCCCTGGCCGACGCCGAAGCGCTGGGCCAGCGCGTGGCCGCCGACCTGCGCGCGGCCGGCGCCACACCGCCGCCGGTGGAGGTCTGA
- a CDS encoding L-threonylcarbamoyladenylate synthase has product MSQLFEVHPENPQLRLLKQAVQLLERGGVLAVPTDSSYALVCHLDDKTAADRLRRIRQVDDKHHLTLICRDLSELASYARVDNRQYRLLKLATPGPYTFILEASKEVPRRLSHPSRKTIGLRVPEHKTLLELLALHGAPLLSTTLILPGQTGPLNDAQDIREQLQHELAGVIDAGACALEPTTVIDLTPMGNGGEPEVIRQGQGALGPLGL; this is encoded by the coding sequence ATGTCCCAGTTGTTTGAAGTCCACCCCGAGAACCCGCAACTGCGGCTGCTCAAGCAGGCGGTGCAATTGCTCGAACGCGGCGGCGTTCTGGCCGTGCCAACCGATTCGAGTTACGCACTCGTCTGCCACCTCGACGACAAAACCGCCGCCGACCGCCTGCGCCGCATCCGCCAGGTGGACGACAAGCACCACCTCACGCTGATCTGCCGCGACTTGAGCGAGCTCGCCAGCTACGCGCGGGTCGACAACCGCCAGTACCGCTTGCTGAAGCTCGCCACGCCCGGGCCCTACACGTTCATCCTGGAGGCCAGCAAAGAGGTGCCGCGGCGGCTGAGCCACCCCTCGCGCAAAACCATCGGGCTGCGGGTGCCTGAGCACAAGACGCTGCTGGAACTGTTGGCCCTGCACGGCGCGCCGCTGTTGTCCACCACACTGATCCTGCCCGGCCAGACCGGCCCGCTGAACGACGCGCAGGACATCCGCGAGCAGCTGCAGCACGAGCTGGCCGGCGTGATCGACGCAGGCGCCTGTGCACTGGAGCCCACCACGGTGATCGACCTCACCCCCATGGGCAACGGCGGTGAACCCGAGGTGATTCGTCAAGGCCAGGGCGCGCTCGGTCCGCTGGGGCTCTGA
- a CDS encoding LuxR C-terminal-related transcriptional regulator: MSIFVIDDHPLMREAVVMLLRRLRASTQVIELERLASVSKAIAEHGEPELVCLDLKLPDTNGVSGVREVRQMLPDTSLIVLSASPSSDYEDLAREAGADAYVEKSAGAAQIAKVLREFLAEEVEDENAPTIPDKLSKRQKQLLVMLDRGLSNRDIAEQLQISEHTVKVHLWRLFRRLNVKSRSQASHLARTAGLLDL; the protein is encoded by the coding sequence ATGAGTATTTTTGTTATTGACGATCATCCACTCATGCGCGAAGCCGTTGTGATGTTGCTTCGCCGCTTGCGTGCATCCACCCAGGTGATCGAACTCGAACGCCTGGCGTCGGTGAGCAAGGCCATCGCCGAACACGGCGAGCCTGAGTTGGTCTGCCTTGATCTCAAGCTGCCCGACACCAACGGTGTTTCCGGCGTTCGCGAAGTCCGGCAAATGTTGCCCGACACTTCCCTGATCGTGCTGTCCGCTTCGCCGTCTTCCGACTACGAAGACCTCGCCCGTGAAGCCGGGGCAGATGCCTACGTGGAAAAATCGGCCGGTGCCGCGCAGATCGCCAAGGTGTTGCGCGAATTCCTGGCCGAAGAAGTGGAAGACGAAAATGCTCCCACCATTCCCGACAAACTTTCCAAGCGCCAGAAACAGCTGCTGGTCATGCTGGACCGGGGCCTGAGCAACCGCGATATCGCCGAACAACTCCAGATCAGTGAGCACACGGTCAAGGTGCACCTGTGGCGCCTGTTCCGCCGCCTCAACGTCAAGAGCCGCTCGCAAGCCAGCCACCTGGCCCGCACCGCAGGCCTGCTCGATCTCTGA
- a CDS encoding uroporphyrinogen-III synthase: MNATTARRPEPGRVARLIVTRPATEAAQWVQVLHAHGWPAHALPLIDIGEPTSEQARAALQAWRADWQRADALMFVSGAAVSHFFADGVAPPTAPITTRFWAPGPGTVRLLAQALTTLGVAVDRIDSPPDDAAQFDSEHLWPVVAPQVRAGSRILIVRGLSVNAPPGAGPVAGNGRDWLIHQCEAAGARIDGCIAYERRPPVLGEGDAQRMLEATKAGSVWLFSSSEALAALRVLQPQAHWGAATALATHPRIAQAARETGFGHVIESRPSLNDVLRALESERSAP, translated from the coding sequence TTGAATGCCACCACCGCCCGGCGGCCCGAACCCGGCCGGGTGGCGCGGCTGATCGTCACGCGGCCCGCGACCGAGGCGGCGCAGTGGGTGCAGGTCCTGCACGCCCATGGCTGGCCGGCCCACGCCTTGCCCCTGATCGACATCGGAGAACCCACGTCGGAGCAAGCCAGGGCCGCGCTGCAGGCCTGGCGGGCCGACTGGCAGCGGGCCGACGCCCTGATGTTTGTGAGCGGCGCGGCCGTGAGCCACTTTTTTGCCGATGGCGTGGCGCCGCCCACCGCCCCGATCACCACCCGCTTCTGGGCGCCCGGCCCCGGCACGGTGCGCCTCCTGGCCCAGGCGCTGACCACACTCGGTGTGGCGGTGGATCGCATCGACTCGCCCCCCGATGACGCCGCCCAGTTCGACTCCGAACACCTCTGGCCGGTGGTGGCCCCGCAGGTGCGCGCCGGCAGCCGCATCCTGATCGTGCGCGGCCTCTCTGTGAACGCACCACCCGGCGCCGGGCCGGTGGCCGGCAACGGGCGCGACTGGTTGATCCACCAATGCGAGGCCGCGGGCGCGCGGATCGACGGCTGCATCGCCTACGAGCGCCGCCCGCCGGTGCTCGGCGAGGGCGATGCGCAGCGCATGCTTGAGGCCACCAAGGCCGGCAGCGTGTGGCTGTTCAGCAGTTCCGAAGCGCTGGCCGCGTTGCGCGTGTTGCAGCCGCAAGCGCACTGGGGCGCTGCCACGGCGCTGGCCACGCACCCGCGCATTGCGCAAGCGGCGCGCGAGACCGGCTTTGGCCATGTGATCGAATCACGCCCGAGCCTGAATGACGTGTTGCGCGCCCTAGAATCGGAGCGGTCCGCACCATGA